From one Mytilus edulis chromosome 1, xbMytEdul2.2, whole genome shotgun sequence genomic stretch:
- the LOC139495860 gene encoding chromosome partition protein Smc-like encodes MAKKLPPTAIIEVFPNPDTETMKKINHRPKEQDILTKHWGLVKQSVVLNHIVDPLIENHVISVDQWMDLKNRRMTEPERMEELLYIILKSKQDSVFIFLKALRKRGYKHVADELDGKISVQAPPTTYVGIADKRGTITRFKQVPVVKDDIVDSYNNPSLTSSASSDARNDDSVKQTDLEKMKDEIKGELRQLRANLETERKEDRQEMKDLKRQHTDLRTNFEKIQAERTELKRKINELSNNVDQLKTNLASKEKEYADIKRKNNFLLEELSKKSDAISKAVQEKEKEKTDIEKKLETKNVEYKELQVILNTLKEDHEERLARLKSINKEKIRLEQHAKTSEKQKKDLEMQIKALDDQIARCKIDHDKEISLLQQDLDNQTDVIFSLEKDKAKLENKLIEIEENNEDLRDRNVVLQEKLQSSEEENAIMRARLQAFDMKKYAVPPYNAVVRGKNYRSSTQRSSWSLFEKK; translated from the exons ATGGCTAAAAAACTCCCTCCAACGGCAATTATTGAAGTTTTTC CTAATCCAGACACAGAAACCATGAAGAAAATAAACCATCGACCAAAGGAACAGGACATTCTTACAAAACACTGGGGACTTGTGAAGCAATCTGTAGTTCTCAATCATATCGTGGATCCATTGATTGAAAATCATGTGATATCGGTAGACCAATGGATGGACCTGAAAAACAGACGAATGACAGAACCAGAACGCATGGAAGAGCTTCTGTATATAATACTCAAGTCTAAACAAGATTCTGTATTCATATTTCTAAAAGCTCTAAGAAAACGAGGATATAAACACGTTGCAGATGAGCTTGATGGGAAAATTTCAGTACAAGCGCCACCAACAACATACGTTG GTATAGCTGATAAACGAGGAACTATAACAAGATTTAAGCAAGTACCAGTGGTC AAAGACGATATCGTAGACTCATACAATAACCCATCACTGACATCTTCTGCATCATCGGATGCAAGAAATGATGATTCTGTTAAGCAAACTGACCTAGAAAAGATGAAAGATGAAATTAAAGGAGAACTGAGACAGCTTCGTGCAAATCTAGAAACAGAACGTAAAGAGGACAGACAAGAAATGAAAGATCTCAAAAGGCAACATACAGACTTAAGGAcaaactttgaaaaaatacaaGCTGAGCGCACAGaattaaaaaggaaaattaacgaACTATCGAATAACGTCGACCAGTTAAAGACTAACTTGGCATCTAAGGAAAAAGAGTATGCAGATATCAAACGGAAGAACAACTTCTTGCTTGAGGAATTGAGCAAAAAATCGGATGCAATTAGCAAAGCTGTCCAAGagaaagaaaaagagaaaacTGACATTGAAAAGAAACTGGAAACAAAAAATGTCGAATATAAAGAACTGCAAGTTATTTTGAACACTCTAAAGGAGGACCATGAAGAAAGGCTAGCAAggttaaaatcaataaataaagaaaagatcAGATTAGAGCAGCATGCGAAAACATCAGAGAAACAGAAGAAAGACCTCGAAATGCAGATTAAAGCTCTAGATGACCAAATTGCACGTTGCAAGATAGATCATGACAAAGAAATAAGCTTACTTCAGCAAGATTTAGACAATCAGACTGATGTGATATTTTCTCTTGAAAAAGATAAAGCGAAACTAGAAAACAAATTAAtagaaattgaagaaaataatgAAGATTTGCGTGATCGGAATGTCGTTTTACAAGAAAAACTTCAAAGCAGCGAGGAAGAAAACGCTATAATGAGAGCAAGACTGCAAGCTTTTGATATGAAGAAATATGCAGTGCCTCCGTACAACGCTGTTGTACGAGGTAAAAATTACAGGTCCTCAACACAAAGATCTTCCTGGTC